In the genome of Populus trichocarpa isolate Nisqually-1 chromosome 6, P.trichocarpa_v4.1, whole genome shotgun sequence, one region contains:
- the LOC112325685 gene encoding disease resistance protein RPV1: MVSRKRHMLNFFQQWLSDFSDGGKLQTSLFPILSTDAFRKMTDVKFLQLNYTNFHGSFEHFPKNLIWLCWHGLSSRSIPNHVCLEKLVVLDLSRSCLVDAWKGKLFLPKLKVLDLRHSRDLIRTPDFSGLPALEKLILEDCVRLVQIHNSIGDLQKLLILNLRNCTSLMELPEELSRFNSLQELVLDGCSNLDSMNMELEHHQGRKLLQSDGIVASASYITSLPLKLFFPSRFSARKMLRFTLFSLPRFLESLDLSGTPIRFFPESIKDLGLLRVLILRNCKMLQALPELPSHLDSLDVSFCYSLQSLANRHRWILADGCDHLAEFQDRIKQELIQKFDSHMFRIMETVCAQIQTSRFEVLPHPFYCFGNLHLNTFLLLIL; encoded by the exons ATGGTAAGCCGAAAGCGCCAcatgcttaacttctttcaacaatggctTTCTGATTTTTCCGATGGGGGAAAATTACAAACAAGTTTGTTTCCTATCCTCAGCACGGATGCTTTTAGAAAGATGACAGATGTAAAATTTCTCCAACTAAACTACACTAATTTTCATGGAAGTTTTGAGCACTTTCCcaagaatttgatatggttATGTTGGCATGGATTGTCTTCGAGATCCATACCAAATCACGTATGCTTGGAGAAGCTTGTGGTTCTTGATCTATCCAGAAGTTGTCTAGTTGATGCTTGGAAAGGCAAACTG TTTCTTCCAAAATTAAAAGTTCTTGATCTCCGTCACTCTCGTGATCTCATTAGAACCCCTGACTTCTCGGGTCTCCCAGCCCTTGAAAAGCTAATACTTGAAGACTGCGTCCGTTTGGTTCAAATTCACAATTCTATTGGTGATTTACAAAAACTGTTGATCTTAAATCTAAGAAATTGTACAAGTCTTATGGAGCTTCCAGAAGAATTGAGTAGATTCAATTCACTTCAAGAGCTGGTTTTAGATGGTTGCTCAAATCTTGACAGCATGAATATGGAGTTAGAGCATCATCAAGGGCGCAAGTTGCTTCAAAGTGATGGAATTGTTGCAAGTGCATCATACATTACATCTCTTCCGTTGAAGCTATTCTTTCCCTCTAGGTTTTCAGCGAGGAAAATGTTGAGATTTACCTTGTTTTCACTGCCACGCTTCTTGGAGAGTCTAGATTTAAGTGGAACTCCAATTCGTTTTTTTCCAGAAAGCATCAAGGATCTTGGTCTGCTCAgagttttgattttaagaaattgCAAAATGCTTCAGGCACTCCCAGAGCTTCCATCCCATTTGGATTCGTTAGATGTGTCCTTTTGCTATTCACTGCAAAGCCTTGCAAATCGACACCGTTGGATTTTAGCAGATGGTTGTGATCACTTAGCCGAGTTCCAAGATCGGATAAAGCAAGAATTAATCCAAAAGTTTGACTCTCACATGTTCAGAATAATGGAAACGGTTTGTGCTCAAATACAGACATCGAGATTTGAGGTCCTCCCTCAcccattttattgttttggaaatcTACATTTGAATACTTTTCTTTTGCTCATTTTATAG